Proteins encoded in a region of the Candidatus Stygibacter australis genome:
- a CDS encoding ABC transporter ATP-binding protein: MNSVIEMQGITKNYQMGEMEVRALRGIDLKINSGEFVAIMGASGSGKSTLMNIIGCLDVLTEGEFYLDGENILDLDADDFAEIRNRKIGFVFQGFNLLARTTALENVELPLLYNQKIKMREVMNKAKEALALVGLEDRMDHEPSQLSGGQQQRVAIARALVNDPALILADEPTGNLDSRTSVEVMKLFQELNDQGITIILVTHERDLAEYARRKVVLKDGHIIEDSQIAKRRLAAADLQKLPEED; encoded by the coding sequence ATGAATAGCGTAATAGAAATGCAGGGTATTACCAAGAATTATCAGATGGGAGAAATGGAAGTCCGTGCCTTACGAGGGATAGATCTGAAGATAAACAGCGGGGAATTTGTAGCGATCATGGGAGCATCAGGTTCTGGCAAATCTACTCTAATGAACATTATCGGGTGTCTGGATGTGCTCACTGAAGGTGAATTTTACCTTGATGGTGAAAATATTCTCGATCTGGATGCTGATGACTTTGCTGAAATCCGCAACCGAAAAATCGGCTTCGTGTTCCAGGGATTTAATCTTCTGGCAAGAACTACTGCTCTGGAAAATGTAGAATTACCTTTATTGTATAATCAAAAGATCAAAATGCGCGAAGTAATGAATAAAGCCAAAGAAGCTCTCGCATTGGTGGGACTGGAAGATAGAATGGATCATGAGCCCAGTCAGCTATCTGGTGGACAGCAGCAGAGGGTTGCTATTGCCAGGGCACTTGTGAATGATCCTGCTTTGATACTGGCAGATGAGCCTACTGGTAATCTGGATAGCAGAACTTCTGTGGAAGTGATGAAGCTTTTTCAGGAATTAAATGATCAGGGCATCACAATTATACTGGTGACACATGAGCGTGATTTAGCTGAATATGCCAGGCGTAAAGTGGTTCTAAAAGATGGACATATCATTGAAGACAGTCAGATAGCAAAACGCCGGTTAGCAGCAGCAGACCTGCAAAAACTGCCTGAAGAGGATTGA